The proteins below come from a single Excalfactoria chinensis isolate bCotChi1 chromosome 7, bCotChi1.hap2, whole genome shotgun sequence genomic window:
- the SUMO1 gene encoding small ubiquitin-related modifier 1 yields MSDQEAKPSAEDLGDKKEGEYIKLKVIGQDSSEIHFKVKMTTHLKKLKESYCQRQGVPMNSLRFLFEGQRITDNHTPKELGMEEEDVIEVYQEQTGGHSTV; encoded by the exons GAAGCAAAGCCTTCAGCTGAGGACTTAGGAGATAAGAAAGAGGGGGAATACATTAAACTCAAAGTCATTGGGCAG GACAGCAGTGAAATTCACTTCAAGGTGAAAATGACAACACACCTCAAGAAACTCAAAGAATCATACTGTCAAAGACAG ggTGTCCCAATGAACTCACTCAGGTTTCTCTTCGAGGGTCAGAGAATTACTGATAATCATACCCCCAAGGAG ctggggatggaggaggaagaTGTGATTGAAGTTTATCAGGAACAGACGGGGGGTCACTCAACAGTTTAg